The genomic window GCCGTCGCGGGACATCGCGAACAGGATGCGGGTCTGGCCGTACAGCACGGCGAAGACGACGCTGGCGATGGCGACGACCGCGCCGGCGGCGAGCACCACGCCCCAGAAGCTCTGGCCGGTGATGTCCTTCATGATCTGGGCGAGCGCCGCTTCGGTGCCCTCGAAGTCCTGCCACGGCATGGCGCCGACGGCGACCAGCGCGACCAGGCAGTAGAGCACGGTGACGATGAGCAGCGACAGCATGATCGCGCGCGGCAGGTCCTTCTTCGGGTTCTTGGCCTCTTCACCGGCGGTGGAGGCGGCGTCGAAGCCGATGTACGAGAAGAAGAGGGTGGCCGCGGCGGCGCTGATGCCCGTGACGCCGAGCGGGGCGAGCGGGGCGTAGTTGCCGGCCTTGATGCCCATGAAGCCGATGCCGATGAAGAGGACCAGCGTCACGATCTTCACGATGACCATGATCGTGTTGACGCGGGCGCTCTCCTTGGCGCCGCCCATCAGGAAGACCATGGCGAGCAGCACCACGACGAGGGCGGGGAGGTTGATGAAGCCGCCCTCACCGAGCGGCGCGGAGACCGAGGCGGGGATGGTGACGCCGATCGTGCCGTCGAGCAGCTCGTTGAGGTACTCGCCCCAGCCGACGGCCACGGCCGCGACGGAGACGCCGTACTCCAGCACGAGGCACCAGCCGCAGACCCAGGCGATGAGCTCGCCCATGGTCGCGTACGAGTACGAGTACGAGGATCCGGAGACGGGCACGGCGCCCGCGAGCTCCGCGTACGACAGTGCCGAGAACAGGGCGGTGAGGCCCGCGACGACGAACGAGATGGCGACGGCGGGGCCGGCGAGCGGGGTGGCCTCGCCGAGGACGACGAAGATGCCGGTGCCGAGCGTGGCACCGATGCTGATCATCGTCAGCTGCCACATCGTGAGCGAGCGGCGGAGGCTGCCGCCCTCGCCCTGGCCGCCCTCGGCGACGAGGGTCTCGACGGGCTTGCGCCGCATGAGGCGGCTGCCGAGGCCGGACTGGGCCGAGGGGTCCTGCTGGGGAGTGACGGGTGGCGCTGCGCCCTGGTCCAACACTGAGGAGGCTCCTAATCGCTGCCTGTAGGGAGGCGGCGACCGGGACGATTCCTCACGCTCTGCATCTTCCCGGATTCGCTCCGGGAAATGTGCTGGGGCATGACTGAGCAGCCCCGAGCGGGGAATCGCCGAGCAGACGGTCCCCGCCGAACTCCACGTACTAGCGAGTGACCCTATGAGTCCCGCTTCCCGCTCGTAATGCATGAGCTTTGCGCATCTGCGAAAGATCGTTGCGTGGTTCGGGCGGCAGCGGTGGAACGTTGCACCGCCACGCAAAACCCTTCCAAATCGGGACTCAAAGCTCTCGTGTCCGGTCGGCCACCGACCGGTAGGGGCATTCAAGCCAAGCGCTCGGGCATGCGCTCGGGCATGTACGGCACAACGCTTCCTGCGGTACCAGTGAAGGGCCCGTCACCGAGACGATCGGAGGCCCCTGTGACACCGGACGCCGACTGGCTCGATCCCGCCCCCGACTGGCTCGACCCCGCCCCCTTCCTGCGCGGCGTGGCCTGGCGGGAGGGGGCACGTGCCGTGCGGGCCGATCCCGCCGATCTGGCGCGGCTGCCGTGGGACACCCGCGAGCGCGCCGCGCTCCCCATCGGCGTACGGCTGGAGTTCACGGCGCCCGGCGGTGCGCGCGCGGTCGACGTGCGGTACCGGGCGCGGGTCCCCGGGCCGGGAGAGACGATGCGCGAACTCGCGCACTGCTTCGCGCTGTGGCGGGGAGACCGGTGTGTGGGCGAGGCGTTCGGCGAGCCTGCCGCGGAGGCGACGGTCCGGATCGGGCTACCGCCGGGGGACGGCCCGTTCGCGGTCCATCCGCCCGAGTCGCAGTCG from Streptomyces sp. FIT100 includes these protein-coding regions:
- a CDS encoding amino acid permease — translated: MLDQGAAPPVTPQQDPSAQSGLGSRLMRRKPVETLVAEGGQGEGGSLRRSLTMWQLTMISIGATLGTGIFVVLGEATPLAGPAVAISFVVAGLTALFSALSYAELAGAVPVSGSSYSYSYATMGELIAWVCGWCLVLEYGVSVAAVAVGWGEYLNELLDGTIGVTIPASVSAPLGEGGFINLPALVVVLLAMVFLMGGAKESARVNTIMVIVKIVTLVLFIGIGFMGIKAGNYAPLAPLGVTGISAAAATLFFSYIGFDAASTAGEEAKNPKKDLPRAIMLSLLIVTVLYCLVALVAVGAMPWQDFEGTEAALAQIMKDITGQSFWGVVLAAGAVVAIASVVFAVLYGQTRILFAMSRDGLVPKVFAKVNAKTGAPRANTVIVSLFCGVLAAFIPLGELANATSIGTLFAFALVNVAVIILRYNRPDMNRTFKVMLFPVTPILGFGFCAYMMFSLPFATWVVFGGWMVAGLVFYFLYGLRRSRLATAEK